A stretch of the Lactuca sativa cultivar Salinas chromosome 9, Lsat_Salinas_v11, whole genome shotgun sequence genome encodes the following:
- the LOC111885179 gene encoding ribulose bisphosphate carboxylase/oxygenase activase, chloroplastic: MATAVSTFGAVNRVPLSFNGSSGSAVVPNSSFLGSNLKKIVNSRLINNNKSFSFKIFAAEKEIEETQQTDKDRWKGLAYDMSDDQQDITRGKGMVDSLFQAPQDAGTHFAVMSSYEYVSTGLRSYNLDNNMDGFYIAPAFMDKLVVHITKNFMTLPNIKVPLILGVWGGKGQGKSFQCELVFAKMGITPIMMSAGELESGNAGEPAKLIRQRYREAADIIKKGKMCCLFINDLDAGAGRMGGTTQYTVNNQMVNATLMNIADNPTNVQLPGMYNKEENPRVPIIVTGNDFSTLYAPLIRDGRMEKFYWAPTREDRIGVCIGIFKTDGLSPEGVTKLVDTFPGQSIDFFGALRARVYDDAVREWIGGIGVEGIGKRLVNSREGPPTFEQPKITVEKLLEYGNMLVQEQDNVKRVQLAETYLDSAALGDANRDSIARGEFYGKAAQQVQVPVPEGCTDPGAANFDPTARSDDGSCNYTL; the protein is encoded by the exons ATGGCAACCGCCGTCTCCACCTTCGGAGCCGTTAACCGTGTTCCG TTGAGCTTCAATGGAAGCAGTGGTAGTGCTGTAGTCCCAAACTCTTCTTTCTTGGGTAGCAACTTGAAGAAGATAGTGAACTCAAGACTGATCAACAACAACAAGTCTTTCTCCTTCAAAATATTCGCAGCTGAGAAAGAGATCGAGGAAACCCAACAGACTGACAAAGACAGATGGAAGGGACTCGCATATGACATGTCTGATGATCAACAAGACATCACCAGAGGGAAGGGTATGGTCGACTctctcttccaagctccacaagACGCCGGAACCCATTTTGCTGTCATGAGTTCTTATGAATACGTCAGTACTGGTCTTCGCTC ATACAATTTGGACAACAACATGGATGGGTTCTACATTGCGCCTGCTTTCATGGACAAACTGGTTGTTCACATCACCAAGAACTTCATGACTTTACCCAACATCAAG GTTCCTCTCATTTTGGGTGTGTGGGGAGGAAAAGGTCAGGGTAAATCTTTCCAATGTGAACTTGTGTTTGCCAAGATGGGAATCAC CCCAATCATGATGAGTGCCGGAGAGTTGGAAAGTGGGAACGCCGGAGAACCGGCGAAGTTGATCCGGCAAAGGTACCGTGAAGCTGCAGACATTATCAAGAAGGGTAAAATGTGCTGCCTCTTCATCAACGATCTTGACGCCGGAGCCGGAAGAATGGGTGGAACCACCCAGTACACCGTCAACAACCAAATGGTGAACGCCACCCTCATGAACATCGCCGATAACCCCACCAACGTTCAACTCCCCGGAATGTACAACAAGGAAGAAAACCCCCGAGTTCCGATCATCGTCACCGGTAACGACTTCTCCACCCTTTACGCTCCCCTCATCCGTGACGGACGTATGGAGAAATTCTACTGGGCTCCGACGAGAGAAGACAGAATCGGTGTCTGCATCGGAATCTTCAAAACCGATGGTCTCTCTCCTGAAGGTGTTACGAAGCTTGTCGACACTTTTCCAGGACAATCCATAG ATTTCTTCGGAGCATTGAGGGCAAGAGTGTACGATGATGCAGTGAGGGAGTGGATCGGAGGTATCGGAGTGGAAGGCATAGGGAAGAGGCTTGTGAACTCAAGGGAAGGGCCTCCGACATTTGAACAACCGAAGATAACAGTTGAGAAGCTCTTGGAGTATGGGAACATGTTGGTTCAAGAACAGGATAATGTGAAGAGAGTGCAGTTGGCGGAGACTTATTTGGACTCGGCGGCGCTCGGAGATGCTAACAGGGATTCCATTGCCAGAGGAGAGTTCTATG GGAAAGCGGCGCAGCAGGTGCAGGTTCCAGTTCCGGAAGGGTGCACCGACCCGGGTGCGGCTAACTTTGATCCCACGGCTAGGAGTGACGATGGAAGCTGCAATTATACTCTCTAA